Proteins encoded together in one Glandiceps talaboti chromosome 11, keGlaTala1.1, whole genome shotgun sequence window:
- the LOC144441988 gene encoding inactive pancreatic lipase-related protein 1-like: protein MGHCNLGGNFRTATSNTTMYTLLFTVAVCITGALAAQVCYDDLGCFTDDPPYDNTGSFPPQSPEEQDITFLLYTRQNRVTPNILTRKDVLGLAESNFDPSRPTKFVIHGYTGNGYNGWRRDMAQALVAREDVNAFSVDWRKGALAIYWQSAENTRVVGAELAVFMKLLQDQTGASYSDMHLIGHSLGAQVAGYAGEGTPGLGRISGLDPAGPFFEYMDPLVRLDPSDAEFVDAVHTDGNNVITLGFGAFQPVGDVDFYPNGGKSQPGCTEDEVDDSGTGCDHSRAHIYYMESITGDCLFTSYPCTLWEVDNDPSACSYCLFGQCSYMGYNADKSSSRGIFYLETGSVAPYCLN from the exons atggGACATTGCAATCTAGGAGGCAATTTCCGAACAGCCACAAGTAATACAACAATGTATACTCTCCTCTTTACAGTTGCAGTTTGCATCACCGGTG CTCTAGCTGCTCAGGTGTGCTATGACGATTTAGGCTGCTTTACAGATGACCCACCATACGATAACACTGGTAGCTTCCCGCCACAATCACCAGAAGAACAAGACATTACGTTCTTATTGTACACTCGTCAAAATCGTGTTACTCCCAACATTTTAACCCGAAAGGATGTCCTAGGATTGGCCGAGTCGAACTTTGACCCTTCTCGGCCTACAAAATTCGTCATACATGGATACACTGGTAATGGATATAACGGTTGGAGGCGGGACATGGCACAAGCTTTAGTTGCTAGG GAAGACGTGAACGCGTTTTCTGTTGACTGGCGAAAGGGTGCACTTGCTATTTACTGGCAATCTGCCGAAAATACACGTGTTGTTGGAGCTGAATTGGCTGTTTTCATGAAACTTCTGCAAGACCAGACTGGAGCGTCTTACAGTGACATGCATTTGATTGGTCACAGTCTTGGAGCCCAGGTGGCTGGATATGCAGGTGAAGGAACACCGGGTTTAGGACGAATCTCAG GACTTGACCCTGCTGGCCCATTCTTTGAATACATGGATCCATTAGTTCGACTCGACCCTAGCGATGCTGAATTTGTTGATGCCGTCCATACTGATGGAAACAACGTTATTACTCTTGGATTTGGCGCTTTCCAACCA GTTGGTGATGTTGATTTTTACCCAAACGGCGGAAAGTCACAACCAGGTTGTACAGAAGACGAAGTTGACGACT CCGGGACAGGTTGTGATCATAGCCGTGCACACATCTACTATATGGAATCTATAACTGGAGACTGTCTATTCACATCATATCCATGTACTTTATGGGAAGTGGACAATGATCCTTCAGCCTGCAGTTACTGCCTGTTTGGACAATGTTCATATATGGGGTACAACGCTGACAAAAGTAGCTCAAGAGGTATATTCTATCTGGAAACAGGAAGCGTTGCACCGTATTGTTTGAACTAA